The stretch of DNA TCCACAGCATGGCGCAGTGCAGCTGAGAGACAAAGCTCAAGGGCTGCAGGGCTGCAGCCATGGGTAAATTGTGGATTCACGGCCGGTGTTGACTTGTTCCCCAGATCTTGGAGAGCCAGGGAGACGAGAGGAAGCGACGGAGAAGTGCAGCTCCCTCCAAGCCCCACCAAACAAGCCAACCGACCTGCTGCTGGAAGTGCTCTTTTCACCGACAGCTGCCCACCAGGCCAGCACAAAAGACAGGTGAAGCCTCGAAAGAGCAAGCAACTCGCCTTCCCCAGTTGTGCACACTTCGGCGATGCTGATGTGTTGCCTGTCTCTGACTGGGTAGACTTGCAGGTGAGTTGCAGTTTGCAAAGGAGAATACTCAGTCAACATCAGTTGAAATCCTCTTTATTTCGCCAAAGATTGAGAGAACCTGGATGATCCATCAGACTTCGTATCCACAAGTCTAGAAAAAGTACAATTTCTGTAGAACGTACTTAACAATCTTAAAAGTCTTTCTTCCCTCTTTCTTCGGAGTGGAGAAATCTTCAGAATTCAGGTAGGCAGAGACGGCGAGTCTTTTCTATGGAAACATCAGCAGCTTCCATTAGGCATTGGATGCAGACAAATCGCCGGATACCAGTTCAGATACAGAGTCCGGAACAGTTCAACACATGTGATCCAGATGCCAGCACGCACGGCTATGGCCAGCAAGACAATGCGCCACTTCGGTACGAGTTCTCGAACAAACCAAGACAGCGCAGGAACAAATCTCAGAAAACATATAGGCACTCAATTGGGCTTCCATCGAACTCTTACGAACAGAGGATACTTGCAAGAACTAGCGCGTCAGTTTCTTGGATAATCCGTGTGATCTCCGGCTGGGCTACCCGCTAAGAAAACATATAGGCATTCAATTGGGCTTCCATCGAACTCTTACGAACAGAGGATACTTGCAAGAACTAGCGCGTCAGTTTCTTGGATAATCCGTGTGATCTCCGGCTGGGCTACCCGCTACCTGTCTGAAGGAAGGCTTTTGGTAAGCAGCCATGAACTCTGCCTGTGATGCAGCGTGCAATGTTCCTTCCTGGCATCAGCTGCAATGACCTGGTCTGTACTGtttcttgcaagttgcaacaaaCCATCATCCTCTCGTTGTAGTACCCCGCCGGATAAGGATGAACCTGAAACTGAACTGAAAGTGTGTGACCAACCCTCATCCTCCGTTAACCGTGAAGCAGCAACAGCAGTCTATGAAGGCCCATTACTCCATCTCGTTTAACCCTCGTTTTgtagcccacgaaggcccatcAGTCTCAACGGCATTGGCAGCGACCTTTCCGCACATCAATCATCATCATCCCCGGGCGAGATAGAGAAGCCGGCAGCGGGACCGTCGGCCTGCGAACCCGGTGGGTCGGGTTCTGCTGCCGAGAAGCCTGCTCCGGTTGAGCCCACCGAATTTCGCGAGCCCTAGGGTTAGCAcgaccggcggcgcggctcgcgtGTCGGTGTTGGGCCCTATAAATCAGGAGCCAGCCGCCGCCTAGGGTTTCCTCTACGGCGCCGACCAAACCTGACCAAACCCCCACACCGAGGAAGAGCGAGCACCCTCTTGCCCTCGCCGCAATGGAGCACACCTTCATCATGATCAAGCCCGACGGCGTCCAGAGGGGCCTCGTAAGCAGCCGCTTTTCCTTGCTCTTTCCGCTGATTCGGTTCGATTTGGTGTTGTGCGCTCGCTAGGGCTAAGTTGATCTGTTTTTTCTTCCCTTTTTTGCTCAGGTTGGTGAGATCATCAGCCGCTTCGAGAAGAAGGGCTTCTACCTCAAGGGTAATCTAGCTTCATCCTTTGATTGGAGCTTATGTTTATCTTTTGGAATACCGATAATTTCTTGTGAAATTTTTGCTGTTTGTGCACAAATCAGCTGTCACTTGTAAGTTATGTTTGCTCGCTGATCTGCGATCTGAAATGCAGGCTTGAAGCTTGTGAACGTGGAGAGGTCGTTCGCCGAGAAGCACTATGCTGATCTGTCCGCCAAGCCCTTCTTCCAGGGCCTCGTGGACTACATCATCTCTGGCCCTGTGGTCGCCATGGTCTGGGAGGGCAAGAGCGTTGTCACAACTGGCCGCAAGATCATCGGCGCCACCAACCCCCTGGCTTCTGAGCCTGGCACCATCCGTGGTGACTTTGCTGTCGACATTGGCAGGTCAGTCTATGTTTCTGGCGACCGTTATTCATCTCGGTGATGCCATTGTTATGCTTGGTTGCTTATATTGTTGCTAATTGTTACAAATTGCTGCGAAATCCAATAGGAGCTGCCATGTTATCGAAAAACAATGCTCGCTCTCCGAGGTTACTCATAGTAATATCCTAAAGTTGTTCTACTTCACGTAATGTAATGTTTTACTAGATTGAAGCTATTGAATTTGTCAAGAGGAACAGCTATTTGCTGTGCAATCAAATTAGATGTACAGTACTGAGCATGGTGGGCTCCTAGTTCATTAGTTCATTTCTAGCTTGGGGCAATGAAATCATCTGACAGTTTGTCTCATGATTGCAACCACACTTCAACTGTCTTATTGTTTTCATTATGACATGTTGCATCCTACTCATTGGTCCATCTTGTACAATGCATGGGGAAGGTGTTTACCAGATCTGTCTGGTTTATATTTGTTCTGAATCTGATGTGGTGCCCGCATAAACCTTTAGACACCAGTAGGTTCGTGCAATGTACTTGCTTAATCAAATGTGGGGGCTAGTCTAATTGGTAATTGAATCTGATATTCATTTAACTCGTCTTAGCCATAAATAGTTGTTGGCACTGTATCAGGTTCAAGTTAGTTGTCCATGAGGGCGCTCAAACAAATTTAATGTTTAATTTTAGAATTGCAGATTGTATAGTTCTGTGAACTTCTGTAGACAGATTACATGTGTTGGTCCTTGTTTTGTTTTATTGACCAGTTACTTTTAGCTAATGTGGTGCACTGTGTATACAATTGAGTTACTCCTCAAGACCCAATTTGCAATGTACTCCCtttgttccaaattgtaggtcgttttggcaaatctaaATACATAACTGTTGCTAAGCATATTGTTAAAcattatgtctagatacatagcaaaaagtatgcatctagatttgctaaaacgatctacattttggaatggagggagccTCTCGGATTTTTTTTGTGGTCTCTAGTTCATTATGGTGCTGATTCTCATAAGACGAATTTTCTGCAATCCAGGAATGTCATTCATGGAAGCGACAGCATTGAGAGTGCTACCAAGGAGATTGCCCTGTGGTTCCCTGAGGGCCTCGCCAACTGGCAGAGCAGCCAGCACCCCTGGATCTATGAGAAGTAAACTGGGATAGCTTCACTCCGAGCCTTGAGAGCCTGAGAAAGCATTGCGCCAGCCTACTTTAATATTTACAGTTGGAGGAAATTATTCTCTGTATCTCAGAACCTTACTTTGGTGAACAGGATTTCCTTGTCCTTCATGCTATGCATGCTTGACGTTTTGCTTATGATATTTGTTGTCGTGTTGCTTTCATATGAGCTGCTTGAGTGGATGTGTCTTTAAATCCGGAAAATTGTATCCTGCAGCAGTCGTATGTTCATGCAGCGATGGACGGTTTTTAAGGGGCGGTAAATCACCGCTACAGTACTCCGTGGATCTCAATAGGTTGGGGTAATGGTTGGGTTTTTTTTCTTCGTTTTTTTAATTGAATGGTtggatttttttgttttttttttgagggaaagGTAGCTTCATTAATCAGCGAAGATGATTACAATCCTGCTCCAGCAGCTCTTAAGCATGGAGGAGTTTCATGATGCCACGCCCCAAACCTTACCTTACTAGAAACCTGCCTAGCAACTTCATGTGCTACCTTATTACATTCTCTACCAACATCTACCAACGTGAGAGATCCTGAAAGGAGCGACCAAGTTCCTTCGCCTCTTGCAGCATTGGCATGATTATCGATCGCTGCCTCTCCTCCAGCTTCAACAGCTGGACTAACTCCAAACCTCTCCGCCAGCTTCCACAGCTGGACCAACTCAAAACAATCGGTTTCAAGGTGAACTCTTTGCACACTGTATAGCCTGGCAAAACTTCAACCCTTCTTTGCACGCAGCGCGCACAGACGGTCTCTCAAAGTTCGGAGCTGGTATGTTAtgtctatttttctcttttataTCTACATCCGAATTTATCTTCCCTTAAACATCAACTTTGTGCACCCTCATGGAAAACTAACCTTCTTGTTAGTTCTCCATCTCCGGTAAGATCGGGAGAGGAATTTCGGGGTTACTTGAAATTTTGATAGTTGGGGAAGGAAAGCGGCATCACCGTTGATGGCAAAGTACTGTTGACCTGACACAGGATCGAGTAAGCCAGCGTACGGCCGTCCAGCTAGGGACGGCAAGGTTTACCTATCCCAAACTCATATCGTGAATAAAAATTCCGCCAGCTAAAAAACCTGTGACGGGCACAATTTTGTCCCCCAACCCGTGCCCGACAGCACCAGACCACCGCGGGAGGGCGAGCATGCGCGTCGGACGGAGGAGAGAGCGTGGCTGCTGGGCACGTGCGGTGGAGGCCGTGCCGGCGGGCGGTTGCGCGGCCTCTGGGCGTGCGCGCTGGACAGTGGGCGGACGAGGTGGGCAGGGTGAGCTATGACGGCGAGCGAGCCTCCTGCGACGACGAGGGAGGTGGGCGGGATGCACAGCCGAGCCGTCGTGCATCACCGTCAGATCGCAGTGGAACGACATCGCGGGTGGGGTCGCACGCGAGCGACAGTGAGCCTGGGGCGCACCCCATCTTGCTGCCTGCTTGGGGGTGGAAGGGAGAGAATTAGGTTTATAGTTTGTGGTGGATACTCTCTTATATACTGTTTGTATTGGGCCAGACTGTTTTAGGTTGAAATGCTAGCTAATTTGACTAttggctcaaaaaaaaaaccatggAGCTACTAGCTAGAGTTCTATGTTCCAGACCCATACCCGCAAACCCGCTGGGTATGACTTTTTGCCCATTAGCAGACCCACGAGTCGAGAAATTGACCCAAATCCATTCCCTAATGGAGTAAAAATTCATAAAGCTTCGGGTAACCATTGCCAACCCTAAACAACTCTCTCTGGCCTTAGGTTACCTTCGTGTTGACAAATTTTGCTGTGACAGAGCATCACAGTCTCTGGTACCGTCGTTTCCGCCTTTACAGAATTTGTAGAAATTTTACGAGAATTGGTTTAAGCTTCAATTGCTCTAACATACTCTGTCCGTTCTAAAAAAAGTCACctataattcaaaatttatccaaaaaaaaacaagtcagTCTTACTCTATTaggtgcatgtgcatgcaacaACTAATTAGTGCAAAATATGACTAATAAATAGAGACAAATAAGGTCATTTTACCTCCCTATCAATCtgtcataatttttctaatctttcataatttttctagaATGATTTGTTTTTTAGGATGGAGGGTGTAGAAGTTGTACAAATTTAACAAGGGTTGGTTTCAGCTTAAATTGTACTCATATGGACTATTATGTTCCCAAACCTGGTGGTAAGGTCGTCTTTACACGAATCATTGCAGGTACCATGGTACAGCTAATTCTTACCGCCGTTCAAGTGGCAAAACAAAGATAGGAAAGTAGTAGAAAATCTGGCTCTGATGCATCTTTATTCAGCCGCGAGATACGAGGTGGACCATTTTGCTCTCATCCGTAGCAACGGATGGGGTCGTTGCACCCCTTAACT from Panicum virgatum strain AP13 chromosome 9K, P.virgatum_v5, whole genome shotgun sequence encodes:
- the LOC120651644 gene encoding nucleoside diphosphate kinase 1-like, encoding MEHTFIMIKPDGVQRGLVGEIISRFEKKGFYLKGLKLVNVERSFAEKHYADLSAKPFFQGLVDYIISGPVVAMVWEGKSVVTTGRKIIGATNPLASEPGTIRGDFAVDIGRNVIHGSDSIESATKEIALWFPEGLANWQSSQHPWIYEK